Genomic window (Plodia interpunctella isolate USDA-ARS_2022_Savannah chromosome 25, ilPloInte3.2, whole genome shotgun sequence):
ttgagttagtgtcccataacacaagtctcgaactttggggctaactcaatcaaCATGATtcgtccgtatatatttatttatttctgatttctgtgatcaaaaggtcccaggtacgaatcctactcgtgccgcgtttgtataccaatctgactaatgTAGAGTAGTTCTAAttaaccaccacttgcttccggtgaagaaaaacatcgtgaggaaacctgcacattggttgacAATTTAACGTCGCTACTGTGTATAGGACAATTTGCCAATATATGTCGGCAGGCGATCGTAAAGGCAacttaactaatatttgacACCTGGAAGAAGATTGCATAAAGACGAaatcttcttcttagcgtgtcgatTCGTACGAATCCAATCATATTATAGgggggaaccacacgccgctTGTAAGTCACAAATTGAAACATCGCCGAAATCATACAACATTTCATTAGTACAATCAACAGTTATATATCAGAATAccgataattttaattatttcttctttcgaaaattaataggtaacacatatatatttgtgCTGGTGGAATTCTAAgtaatagatggcgctaaaGGGCGCTGTGTATTACAGGTTTCAAAAGAGAAAGAATTACCTCTAAATGATAGTGAAGATATGTCTGAGTGGTGGGCTTGACTTGGAAGGTCTCGTGGTAGAACTTGAACAAGTCGCTGGAGGCGTCGCCCCTGTCGAAGCACCTCAGTCCTCCCATCCACCAATGGCCGTTCCACTGGTGATCCAAATCGTGAACTGATGCTCGAGGCATCACGTAGCCTGAAAACAATCGAGATTTTTTGTCACTTGGACTATTATGATGAGTTCTTTCTATGCTACACTAGCTGCTCCCAACAGCCTACTACGATACTTACAAACACGTGGCTAACGTCTACATGTtcgtctctttttcccatatcgggTACTCATCGTGTGAAAAAGAgagtgttttatgtttcatggtagcccccaGGACTTACCAAAAGGATCATCCTTAGCAAAGGCTCCCACCGCCTTGCCTGTGATGGCTGCAGTAATCCACGGCACGTACGGGTGCAGCAAGATGTGGCGAGGGGGCGAGGGGGGTCGACGAGGTCGCAGAGGATCTGGGCATGGAGTCCCACCTGGGAAATAGCACAAATACACGTGTCAATTAAAGTGACTGATGTCATCAAGTGTAGCGAAGCTTCAACGACTGGGCTGGTGTTGTGACCTCTTCAGCAATTTTTGTATCTTGCCAATCATAGCTATCTGTTCGAGAAAATTTAGAGCTGTTTTTCTGCCTTACCATCGTCTAGATCCACCGCTAATAACGCCCTCAggaataatatcataaaatgcCTTAGAATAGTACCACTCCGTATCCTCCTCTGGACGTAGTATGACAGGCGACTAACTGATAGTATTCCTAAAGAGCATTAACAGCGGGTTGTAACAGAACAGCCGAATAATCAACATTTTTAGGTACTGAAGCATCATAAGCTGAGAATGTAAACGCGCAAGGATGAGCGAGAGagaatcatcatcataatctCAATCACAAGAAATCCACTGCAGGCCTCTCCTAGAATAATATCGAGAgagaataaaaatgatttgaaaagtgagataataatatcttaaaattagatttaCCTTCAGAAATAGACACTAGTGTCCAGTGACCTGTGTGCTCGTGTACCAAAGTGGGTGCACCGGAATGGAAGCTACATCCTGTGGTACACGCCTTACGGTTCTTCATCAGGTAAGTGCCATTCTGTCAGGAAAACCTGTCTGTGAGATGATTCTCAACGTACGAAATTACCGAATGCGCTATCTGCGAACTCAGATAGGTGtaaaaactagcaatgtacATCAAGTTTAGCGAACGTTTAGTCAATAGGAATGAATAACTATTCATTCTTCTGCCATGATCAGGTAGCAGTTAGGTCTGTTGACTAAACTGACTAAACTGTATGGCAGAAGAGGCAAACTGAAAAAGTCTGGCtggatgtcgtcaaggatgatatgcatgcatatattttaacaactagggaataacagacagacaagacaGGGGGACCTAtgtaataaatgcgaaagtttgtgaggatttatgtgtgtatgtttgttactctttcacgcaaaatatactgaaccgattgttatgaaatttggtacacgggtagaatataacctagaaaaaaacatagggtactttttatcccgaaattcccacgggagcgaggccccggggcgcagctagtgaaGTAAAGATTTATGGTAAGATGCTTACATCTGGATCGTCATAGAGATAGCACAGCTCCCTTGGTAATAAATGTAGGTGGACCAGTTGCTTTTCCTCGTTCAAAAAATCTCTTGGCACATCTGTAATATTACATATCGAAatcaatataaagaaaaataaaaagggtttcattggaatcgttctgtacaAGTTGATAGTAGGCCTGCGTACTaacatgacgacctcggtggcgcagtggtaaagtgcttgcctctgaaccgagaggcccaaggttcgatccccggtcgggtaatgatggaaaatgatctttttctgattggcccgggtcttggatgtttatctatatatgtatttgttataaaatatagtgtcgttgaagtagtatcccataacacaagtcttactttgtggctagcactgtctgtgtgatttgtccaaatatatttatttatttatacagagTTTTGGGGTTACCATTAACAAAATCAATGTGGAATAATTTGTCGGCATGGTCGTGTTTGGGATTCTTCTCGTAGACATAGTTCTTGAACGGTAGACACGCCGGCACTACATaaactgaaacaaaacaatcatAATTCGTTCAATTTTGATACTATTTTGCATTAGCATTCGAAAACCACTATATTCATTGGCGGCCATGGATGTCGtgtgaggcgactaagggacacattgCTTTGGGAGCTGATAGCCAATAGTAGAATTCCCAAAGAGGTTTGACTCCAGACAGGTGACATGTTGGAAAtctttgaataatttaaaaaaaatatatgtgtatttataaGCTGCTCTCAGGCTTCGTGGCCTCACAGCTTCGAATTTATGACCATGAAATTCATGATCTAGTAAGAGAAAGATATAAGATGTAAGAGAGAGAAGAAAGCGAGATGCtacggcgtgtggttccgtcttaaaatataataatatttcctttGGATGATGTACGAGGTAACTAAGGGActtaagattatatttttccggaataaaACTCTAACCCctgattaataaaaacgttatccTCTGATAGCCTCGGGTTAGTAATTCTTTGtgttgtctcgttctttcaatgttaAATACTGAAAAGATAGAGAAGGATAACACAAAGAAATACTACTCCAAGCCTAATCagagaacaatatttttattaataaaacggTAAATGTTAATAACATTTAGCTTACAAGATTTGACAGGCATGATAAGCTTCAAGATCGCGAGGCTGTCGACGGCCCCGAAGTGCTTGTACTCCGGGTGAAGCAGCACATCAGCTATTGGCATCAGCACAATAGCTGGGTCACATATAGCGCCGTGAGCTAGATCCTCTATACTCACGCCGCATTCTGTCTCGTCTCGCTCGTAGTCCGCAAACACAACGTTGCctctggaaaaaaaaattaagtacagtcaacagcgcaTCAACCTAcgcaaattcattgcaaactcgccgctattaccgcaccatagaggttcatgcagggtaacttgatgtgctgttgactgtactataatttgaatatagaatccttataaaacaaagtcttatGCCGCGTCTGTAGGTTCGCGATGAActgcggttttcacaaatagatagtgtgattcctgaggaaggtttaggtggataatttattatgtatttatccaAGCGAAGCCAGGATGAACCGGTAGTATAGGATAATTCTGCATGTATATAATGAGCACAGCGCTGAAAAGAAGACTATGGCGACCTCTCGTTTCACTTgggtcaaaaatatatgtaacgCGAAAATTTTCGAACCGCATTGGctttggtctgattttgatgaaatttgaaaggtATACATACCTGTCTTGGGCTCATGATCTgacaatagaatttttaagttcgtggggcaacaaaatcggttaagtggtttttgatataatcacaattttgtaaaaaaatattgtgttcgcggtaaaaaaaatattaggtctTAAATTCGCGGCGAACACCTAGTGATAGTATAAGTACAAGCccaattattttgtttcttccatggcaaaaatagaaaaaaataaattagttccCAAAACACAGATTCGTCTAGCTTAGGAACTATAGAACTCTTATACATAATGTACCATCAATCTTAAGTACTTCAGATTCTGTCAGTTCTTCCATAACGCCTTCTACCAAGCAAGATAAAGGTTAATTCCTAGTTTGCTGGTGGATGGTTGAGCGTTGGACCTGCCTTATCAAT
Coding sequences:
- the LOC128680834 gene encoding uncharacterized protein LOC128680834, encoding MTEAHIAAISSVQCQFFDCHDDPSSEPDEGDLREMEFSWLGLLQYIHVKNATPHYFRVPRVVLISRQFALSTAMDAAQVPKGYALGNVVFADYERDETECGVSIEDLAHGAICDPAIVLMPIADVLLHPEYKHFGAVDSLAILKLIMPVKSFYVVPACLPFKNYVYEKNPKHDHADKLFHIDFVNDVPRDFLNEEKQLVHLHLLPRELCYLYDDPDNGTYLMKNRKACTTGCSFHSGAPTLVHEHTGHWTLVSISEGGTPCPDPLRPRRPPSPPRHILLHPYVPWITAAITGKAVGAFAKDDPFGYVMPRASVHDLDHQWNGHWWMGGLRCFDRGDASSDLFKFYHETFQVKPTTQTYLHYHLEVFTPDSASAVCCKVGMPFRLGQPFVHDLDSPVVKIRIPTLAFVNTYRFVIHMFAYNFTESSTDSATTSTDSSSSS